A genomic region of Antennarius striatus isolate MH-2024 chromosome 2, ASM4005453v1, whole genome shotgun sequence contains the following coding sequences:
- the LOC137608430 gene encoding succinate dehydrogenase [ubiquinone] iron-sulfur subunit, mitochondrial yields MSAFCVALSRNVLAVRNSGLMVAVRYAQTAAAPALEPNIKKFQIYRWDPDTPGDKPRMQTYEIDLNTCGPMVLDALIKIKNEIDPTLTFRRSCREGICGSCAMNINGGNTLACLNKIDSNTSKSTKIYPLPHMYVVKDLVPDMSNFYAQYKSIEPYLKKKDESQEGKQQYFQSVEDRQKLDGLYECILCACCSTSCPSYWWNGDKYLGPAVLMQAYRWMIDSRDEFTEERLSKLQDPFSLYRCHTIMNCTKTCPKGLNPGKAIAEIKKMMATYKEKKAAAS; encoded by the exons ATGTCAGCCTTCTGTGTGGCCTTGAGCCGAAATGTTTTGGCTGTTAGGAATTCTGGTTTAATGGTG GCAGTGCGATATGCTCAGACTGCCGCCGCTCCAGCTCTTGAACCCAATATCAAGAAATTTCAGATTTACCGCTGGGACCCTGATACCCCTGGAGACAAACCACGAATGCAGACATATGAGATTGATCTCAACAC CTGTGGTCCGATGGTTCTGGATGCCCTCATTAAGATAAAAAATGAGATTGACCCCACACTCACATTCAGACGCTCCTGCCGTGAGG GTATTTGCGGCTCATGTGCCATGAACATAAATGGAGGCAACACACTGGCATGTCTTAACAAAATTGACAGTAACACAAGCAAATCAACCAAAATCTACCCACTCCCACACATGTATGTGGTCAAAGATCTCGTGCCT GATATGAGCAATTTCTACGCACAGTACAAATCTATCGAGCCCTACCTGAAAAAGAAGGATGAAAGTCAAGAAGGGAAGCAGCAATATTTCCAGTCGGTAGAGGACAGACAAAAACTG GACGGCTTGTATGAGTGCATCCTTTGTGCATGTTGCAGCACTAGCTGTCCCAGCTACTGGTGGAATGGAGACAAATATCTGGGACCTGCTGTTCTAATGCAG GCATACCGGTGGATGATCGACTCTCGGGATGAATTCACTGAGGAACGTCTCTCGAAACTTCAGGACCCCTTCTCCCTTTACCGATGCCACACTATCATGAATTGCACGAAGACTTGTCCGAAG GGACTCAACCCAGGAAAGGCAATCGCAGAGATCAAGAAAATGATGGCGACATACAAAGAGAAGAAAGCGGCAGCTTCATGA